CACAAGACCCAAAGTCCATTCATTCCTACTAATTCTGAGTTCCTAGATCCTTCCAATGCCTCTGCCCAATTCACAGGCTGCAATGTGACACTTTCttccctcctggtttcccttgcaGATATTTGGAGGCTTGGTCTGGATTCTGGTGGCCTCCTCCAAAGTACCATTTCCACTGGCTCAGGGCTGGGTCATGTTCGTGTCAGTGTTCTGCTTTGTGGCCACGACCATCTTACTCTTCCTCTACTTCATTGGCGCTCATGGTGGAGATGCTTCCTGGATACCCTTGGTGAGTCAAATTTCTTTTCTGCTTGCACATATGTTCATATTGCTGCTGGGGGGAGGCTGCCAGTAGATACCATCTTTTAGGGAAGCTTGCCTTCCTGGGGTGCTTGATAGACTGACTCTACCACCGCTTAGATTTCTCAAGTTTCGATGGTTCTGTTAGGCTGGGTGCTCCCAATGCTAGGATAGGAACGTTGCAAGGGATCTTGGAGATGATGtggtccaggggttcttaacctggggtgacaaatttgtttttgtaaatattttgacaactatatttcaatatagtgggtttctttttgtaatcctgtgcattttattttgtgcatttaaaaagcatgattctgagaaggggtgcataggtctcaccagactgccaaagggacaGTGACTCCAAAAAGGTTAAAAGTCCCAGATCCTGGAGTCTGACTCCTTTATTTCACagaccagagaaatgaagtgacttggtcCTGATTATGTAGGATGTCAATAGCAGAGCCAGTGCTCAAAGCCAGGTCATCCAATTTTTTCTACTGCCCTGTActaccaatcaatcaaaaagtatttattaaatgcctacaatgtgctaggtgctgggaatccAGAGACAAATGttaaacagttcctgctctcaaagtgCTTACTTATCTGAGAAGACAATTTCTTTGTAGCTTCACAGCTTGTGTTTGAGAGATGGCTATGACTGAAAATTTTCTCTTAATTTAGTTCAGCAAGTCTTCATATGATGGGTCACTATATGATCTGTCAGTATAGGACTGATGTTCAAAACACTTCCAGTTGAGTGAGCACCCGTCAGAACTTGTGCACTACTAGCCTAGCCTCCAAAAAACCCAGGTGAAACATCGCAAGGGAACCTTGGTGGAGAAACATTGCATGTAGTTGTTCTGAATCACAATACCATAGAGATTCTATCTGGCCCTGCTAATATTTACCTCTTTAGACTCCTCCTAACTCACTTTACCTctttttcactttaatttttttaattttttcaaattttattttattttagactcaagggccagaacacaaatacagaataaaggaataaaacataccataaacttaaatacaaagtgagaaagaaaaaaaaacatgtcattcaTATGTAGCAGAACatgaggattcaaaatacataacaatagattttcatttcaagaaagcatatatgataaataatacatattatgttcagaattgtccatctttggggcagctaggtggtgcagtgagtagaggactggccctggagtcaggaggacctgagttcaaatccagcctcagacacttgacacacttactggctgtgtgaccttgggcaagtcacttaaccccaattgccctgccttcccccctgcaaaaaaaaaaaaaaaagaattgtccatctttgcttccttgtgagttttctgttgttctctgctgtgacttttttactttgttttttccctcccccctcccaccccctgtaggctacaataaagtttagatatgtttctctataactatagatgtatacatacacatatacatatatacacacatatatatatagacatatacttccCCAAACATaccctttgtttttgtatttgtgcatatctcttgtttcctatccctcctgattcctctactttacttctgccAACCAtattgccctcctattacttgcctacccccctccaaggatccctcccctatcctctcattcccataaatctaaacatctTTTTATGTCCTGCTTTTGCCTATTcgctcattctcccctctaaaaatccctccttgtcctctcccccctctctatacccctaccattttatttcttctaaatttagaagacttttatactcttctaaatatatatgtattgttccctcttaaacccattcctgatgaaaataggttaccagaactaccagccctcctcctccatctaactcttctgtatcctttctttctcttgtacctcatttgtataaaataattactctttttagctgtttctaaatggttttactttttaaattcatatcataatcAGGTTTACCCCCCCCTTTCTTatgaattattaattattaataagaatcttagacatacattttacattatataaaaggtaaacagtctgtccttatgaactCCTTATAGCCAGTCTTTGATAAGTACcttgtttctcttggttctcgtatgttgaatcttctattaatttCAGCATTTTTTTAGAGAAcatcttgaaagtctgagagtttatcaaatgtccatttttttttcattcaagataatacttaaatttgcaaggtatgatattttcagccagagccccaggtcttttgttcTTACAtacattgtgttccaagacctgcggtccttgactgtctctgctgctaggtcttgtgtaattctaattgtggtgccatcatatttgaattgttttaatcttgatgcttttaatattttatccttgagctgggggtttcagaactTGACTGATatttctatgagttttcctcataggatgtCTCTTAAgtggtgttcaatggattttttctatttctatttccccaCATTATTCTAATATCaagtatcaagattctttttttaatcataactttcagttactccaattttttttatgttttctcttctttattctccaaatctgttgtttttcttatgtttcactttctcttctatttttttattattcatgttttgtttaattatttcttgatctcttataatttcactggcttcactttgcccgattctaattttcaagatgtcattttcctccttgagattctggatctccttttctaattggttgactttcctttcataaccttcttgtttttcttggattttttttttaagtttttccccatctctgtcatttgatttttaaagtcttttttaagatcttctataaattctttttgggcaagtgaccatttgatgttgctctttgggggtttctttacttcaatatcttcctctgaagatgaaccccgggtcatctctattcccatgatagatttctatggttggattctttctcctttgcctgtgcatttcttgtggtaataacttgatttttgtaatcacctctagccctggggtatgggaaatggtgcctcttgccccagatcttcagttctcccctctagcctggaactcAAGCCAAACTCCacttcctgtaagtgcccacagccaggggctttctgccccactgcttctgcactcaccaggcgtgtgctggttccttctcgcccccactgctcttcgcagcacagctgggtctggagttcctcgtcagcagaggttccccCGATCTTCCCCGGGCTCAAACGCCCAACCCCCCTCACCATtccggggtgaaaagttcctgtggctgggaaTGAGGCAGCCTCTCTAACCAACTAAGCCTAGAGCTTGCCGTGAGTTGTTAAAACGGAACCTAGCTTGGAGGTGTTTCCTCCTggcagggaccaaacctggtcctgggatttttcttcccatcttctcaaatggtcccaggaagaccccagttgtgcccctattcgtctttgtctccacccacgctttgtttgccctaaggtgctattttaactcttttgtgggggaaaatcttgagagcttggaattttctgacctactccaccatcttcccagaatcctctccactTTACCTCTTTTTGATTCTGCCACATATTACTAggataaaataatacttttagaACACTTTCCTAAACACCCAAATTATGACCAATTTAAAGCAAATTAAAGAGAAGAACATtacctctcagactcagttttctcgtcttttaaatggagataatattatcTTCCCTACCCCTCACTGGGTGATCATGAATCtcaaaagagaggggaaaaaaatctgctaCCATAAAGCAGTGAGCATACAGTACTGTTGTTCCCATCATGTTTAATCCTGCTGTCTCGAACCCTAGGCACAAGCCAGTGCTTGTCTTTGAAGACTCTCTGCTGCAGGTGACAGCCTCTACCGTATACCTTGGTGTTAGACAAATAATACACTGGAGGCTTAGACTCCAGCCTCTAAGAGGTTtgctcttgatctggtcagacaggaaagacagcttcgaaggggttaataataagttttattctagtctagttttctctaacacagtattgttGGTAACagaagcaccacaaactcctacagtattccctaattACCCTTCTCAAAGGGGCCGGCAAGTAgtgggggcaactacccctacgtCTCGACAGAGCCAgttgagacaggcacaacttgtgcattcaaccaaccctaaagggttcccctaattcccctcaagcctcaatgggggctggttgaggcaaacacagattcccccctcccaatcCTTGATGGGAGCTGATCAAggcagcttgtgcattcaaccgtaaaggttccccaactcactgaaaactgaccacctgttttatagggcatcagacaaagaacgCAAATTGCCAGCAGTAGCCTCACatgtttacatcacctcatccctatatctcactgcgcagtctcaatggatgtttacaatttcagcacacatgtttatattatttatccttatataatgttGCGCAAGCAtggtagagatgttttgaaccataagcCTGGAAATTCATATCTAATAGCtgagaaacagagattgttatgaccacagatcctgggaaactgaggttgttatggccacggatcctgggaaactgaggttcttagggccatagatcctgggaaactgaactctaagaaataataacacacattaaaatctaccttacttacactaaaatctaccttactgACATCTGGCAAGCACATTTCAGTGGAAGTGCTCCAGGgtagtcacaggacctgagttctaatcttgacttgccacttactacctatgtgaccttgggtaagtgacttaacctctctgggactctttttttaaaatgaagagggtgaCCTCACACCCAGCCAATCTGCGAAGATGACCAAAAATGAGAATAGTTAATATTAGAGGGGTTGTGTagagataggcacactaatatgttgttggtggagctgtgaattggtagtCATCCTcgtaagcaatttggaattatgcaacaGGAGTGACTAGAGAATGACCAGAGAGGACCAGAGATTCCACTtctagacaaaaaataaaacagcaacTCCCTAAACAAAGTAAATGCTCATCTATGgaaaatagctaaataaattgtggcatatggactgtattactattattattaattattattgttaatattattgtgTTCTAAGAAACAAATGAATGTAAGTATAGACGCACtgggaaagatttacatgaaacaGATGCAAAGTAAAAACATTATATgtgatgactacaacaatgtaaatggaaagaaccaccaaAAAACAACTAAAGATGAACATTCTGAAATTGAAAGGCTGAGCTTGGCCCCAAAAAAGAGACAGCAGACTCTGCTCCTTTGCAGAGGCAGAGGTCAAGAGAGTGTGGCACTTTGcttataatgtcagatttttttttttgatgtgttgattgctgaaacttttcctttctctttaaaaaaaattatttgttataggatatggaagaaataaatgttatataaactaaaacatattaataaaaaatcaatttttaaaataaggaggttggactcagtcacctctgaggttccttccagacaGAGATCGTGAGCCTGTGAATGTTGCATTACTGCATACACCAGTAAAGGATCTCTGCCTCCAGGGGTTTGCAGTGGCTGGAGAAGGTTCCTGAGGGGAGGCTGAGAAGGTTCTAGGGGCAGCTTTCTGGGTTGTCTGTTGCTAGCCTGTGGTAAGTGATGGAGAAGGGAAATACTCCAGTGtcatttggtttgtttttatctCCCGCCAGTCGTAGAGAAAGCCACATTTAACTGCCTTTCAAAATGAGGCCAAGTTCTTGGCCTAGATGCAGGGTTtcttcttaacctttctggtaATGTGGTCCCCTATAGCAGaatggtgaagcctatgggatCCTgtctcagaatactgtttttaaatgcataaaataaaatgcacaagattataaaagaaacaaatcataATGAAAggcagttatcaaaatgttaaaaaaaaaaaaaacaaccaattcTATGAGTCTCTAGATTAAAACCAAAAAACTCTTAGACTAGATGTAgaggtttccaaacttatttggcctaccagtCCCTTAAAAAAActtactcagtgcccccctggaaatcgagtttctttaaccctttagtggtttttttaaaatttgcatcatttcaaactactaccattcccccccccccattcatttCAGCATCCCCTAGGGAGGGTGGTatcgcccactttgggaacctatgtgtATCATACTCATCTATGCtatattgtacttttatttattttgttaaatattccccgcctacattttaatctgtttcctgCCCCCACTGAGGAGTTTTGAATGAGGTTTGGGGGAAgaggtggggggttgggggggatggggagacTGGTTGCTGAGTGTTTGTCACTCTGGCTACAGGCTCATCACTAGAAGGCTGCCTTCCAGGTGATTGGGTTTTCTTTCAGCCTGAGTAGGCTAGGtgggagcaatggatagagcactgagcttggaatcaggaagatatgtgtaaagccagtctcagacacttactaactgtgtgaccctgagcaagtcacttaatccctatttgcctcagtacctcatctgtaaaatggaaaactgaagaaagaaatgacaaatcactccagtatctttgtcaaaaaaaaaaaaacaaccaacaagcAAACCATGGGCTTGGTCACCAACAACAATATTCACAAATGTAGTTTGTGAAGGCCCAAAAAAGTTACAATTACCCTCCAAGGAGGTAACCTACCAATGAAGTTACAGGTCCTTGAAAGTTTTTGGAAGTAATTCCTTCTTTTGAATGGCTTGGCTACTTTTTCCTTTCActggttcccaaagtgggcgatGCCGCCCCCTGGGAGACACTGGCCTGATGGGGGGGAAGACTCTATAATAGCCTCGGGTGCAATTTTGGGTGTGTTGAACAAAAATAAGTGGGTGGTGAAGGCATaaggaataagagaagagaattttgaaaaaccatttgtacgtgcttcatctgttgtgtaacagttaaagttgtagtgattgcattattttccaaataaacacacaaaatgcaagttataacccatcagtggtcaagtccaccaacaggtctaaacaagcaagtgttggcagtcTTGCATAAAATGGCAGGAATATGTAcctgtaatgacttgtttacagtacGATACTATATGGTTATACAATGCGATattgtatcatcaaaatttcaatgcgggaaaaaatctacaaatttacaataaattattaaatttaagatacgtcatttttaaaaaaaattgttttttgaagtgacacaaatttttttaaactgtttaaggataaagaaagtagatttccagggggatgctgagtagttttgttttcttgaaaagggggcagtaggctaAATAAGTTTAGGACCCTCTGCTTTATcaggtttttgtgttttttgcttCCCTCTACTGACTGGTTTCTTTCCATGACCTTCCAGGATGTGTCCTATCACATGACTGCGGCTCTCTTTTATCTGAGTGCTTCAGTGCTCGAAGCTTTGGCCACAATTAGCTTAAAGGACTCTTTAACTTCTGTATATGCCAATGACACCTTTAAAGCTTACCAAGAAAACATCTCTGCAGTGGTAAgtccaacaagcatttctttggcacctactatgttcacGATGCTAGGCTCCAGTGATACAAAGATACCCCCTACCCACCTCCCCCACAAAAATGTCTACACTCAAGGAGTTTCCGTGCTATTGAGGGAAATGAGAACAtagaaagtaaatataaagtaatttaatTTGATGGGGGTAAGGGCCCTAGCAACTGGGGGATCAAGAAAAGCCCAATGGGTACGGCACCCgaactgagtcttggaggaagctagagattccgCGAGGTGGTATTGATGGGGGAGTGCAGCCCGCAAAAAGAGGGTAGCTAAAATAAAGTCACGAGACTAGAGTGCTGATGCTGGAGAGTGCTCGATACTGCAATGCAGTATACAGGGAACAGGAAGGAGGCTAATCTGACTGGAACTTAGAACTTGGAAAGA
This region of Trichosurus vulpecula isolate mTriVul1 chromosome 3, mTriVul1.pri, whole genome shotgun sequence genomic DNA includes:
- the MAL gene encoding myelin and lymphocyte protein isoform X2; translated protein: MAPTATSGGGSLPSGFSVLATFPDLLFIFEFIFGGLVWILVASSKVPFPLAQGWVMFVSVFCFVATTILLFLYFIGAHGGDASWIPLDVSYHMTAALFYLSASVLEALATISLKDSLTSVYANDTFKAYQENISAVVFAYVATLIYVIHAVFSLLRWKSS